One window of Drosophila busckii strain San Diego stock center, stock number 13000-0081.31 chromosome 3L, ASM1175060v1, whole genome shotgun sequence genomic DNA carries:
- the LOC108600484 gene encoding folliculin-interacting protein 1 isoform X2 — protein sequence MHTTPFKYNQFPFDESQVRVLLYREDDSHGRRLLFDSHALQKVIFKDNGNNNSCSGGGGGGGGKFLKNDKSTTLQNGKKIQTKAHSSNNNSNNLIEVCAEYGYKHNRPSGADITPIGEMVFGSLAMSYCGTALKVHWLPQPARILCSQVYLTPTSNGAGAAAGSGVSGSGHSPYSTLSMNSLSTPRTSICSEHGSMDGLSMNSFSMPFSVSVGRQMSLTPPLDVPAPDQQSLSINSTDSGPRFSSTYSNATDSGYSASGSGTVGAYFGGDQWSYQYSTRSSLGSVLSDQSDQAKRKLSLDEWSYYASSPHLDEFASDGCLQRRISRNLRTSFEYEHSKNDLIGFFSDNYTQQTQQAAPGGSEGAGMTAPQYRRASYCANESRSNPEIGRRGHNLRRRAKLGLAVCITMSESFEEEMELFCSEHIALLESMLSRLRASTEHAYINHKNFLQIMFQAWQDAQQWFSDLFTAPRIKTPVWLSITTSGSKYSKTVAERFIKELCDLLSFADTKDSNFFISTMLTGILTYHLGWVATVSAFNSNSSRSLSATPSSAALERRAKLLKVSQKHPYNALWAQLGDLYGAIGLPPKLARTVIYGTEKMWVEKLLNVLTYFIRCSEVRRAAKREDFNKQLISELVMNQHSQEQQQQQHKSPPSMRQRGKPSLGLTRCKSSKQNLSALVADVDQQQELDSGTEDLDQQQQQLQQAQQLPQQDAQFIGTLKKNEIPTVLAFRDSHFVQQELRIGNYLMDTGIEKKTLLARQAQQYFHTGKDGRIRLTVTTPDNVEMCMEEDSNAGSVATSGSIDDGAIEALEFDESKTPKHEPELEPQPTSQRKKHFFWNIVPTAGVKEGLSLSDVAKLQQGVKLINRKLERRASNYSVESNAPSIKDEPEDKLGELQRRISHLSLSDLITQNSMGKSDRMTWGIEPIKENVSLEEQIHFDNCQKLIEREHGICRQPSVDNGNGVVFVLGDNEQLINLKKSNEDLSEDAGKLPAQLCALHQRSHDMANKKHSGMKFNFEQYPQIATNYMKSKNLLMSNYDLLMDKASKLEASEALKSSDSSVTLHQQHQQQQQQLEPTTSSSSSTNLHSTAVSTELCVLCNGGASATYQTPSNATELEFETDEVHCYNESSNNSSAMRSVNSAASIDTLKSMPEPATTPNYTRRQQNKRVPSQRSSISSVAAKCAAVNEQQQVLKLPVPGIKELPQEDEPPGDKLRAGFIPSLLLSVSDHYVSDMVLQGTCAPPNKWEMHLREDLALAARSASLISQPAENIAIVADMDKWDVRLISSQAQQFPYAGGQSAPVGMSQLVASMLETVQAMHVGGIPAYECLSFLESKLQEIYLQSETLAAFLLETDPCRLSDITTPLQLTDNDVPLLLSIAYIHTPKISRKCGISFR from the exons ATGCATACAACGCCATTTAAATACAA TCAATTTCCCTTCGATGAAAGTCAAGTGCGTGTGCTGCTCTACAGAGAGGACGACAGTCATGGGCGACGCTTGCTCTTCGACTCGCATGCGCTGCAGAAGGTGATCTTCAAGGataatggcaacaacaacagttgcagcggcggcggcggcggcggcggtggcaagTTCCTTAAGAACGACAAGTCCACAACGCTGCAGAACGGAAAGAAGATTCAAACCAAAGCACattccagcaacaacaacagcaacaatctgATTGAAGTCTGCGCTGAATATGGTTACAAG CACAATCGTCCGTCGGGCGCGGATATTACGCCCATTGGCGAGATGGTCTTTGGCTCGCTGGCCATGTCCTATTGCGGCACTGCGCTAAAGGTGCACTGGCTGCCGCAGCCGGCGCGCATACTCTGCTCCCAGGTCTACCTGACGCCCACTAGCAATGGCGCGGGCGCAGCTGCGGGCAGTGGCGTCTCAGGCAGCGGGCATTCGCCTTACTCCACGCTCTCCATGAACAGTCTGAGCACGCCGCGCACTTCGATCTGCAGCGAACATGGCTCCATGGATGGGCTCTCTATGAACTCCTTCTCCATGCCCTTCAGCGTCAGCGTGGGGCGACAAATGAGCCTGACGCCACCGCTGGATGTGCCAGCGCCCGATCAGCAGTCGCTGTCCATCAACTCCACGGACAGCGGGCCGCGCTTCAGCTCCACCTACAGCAATGCCACCGACTCGGGCTACTCggccagcggcagcggcactgTGGGCGCCTATTTCGGCGGCGATCAGTGGTCGTATCAGTACTCGACGCGCAGCAGTCTGGGCAGCGTGCTCTCGGACCAGTCGGATCAGGCCAAGCGCAAGCTCAGCCTGGACGAATGGAGCTACTACGCCAGCTCGCCGCATCTGGATGAGTTCGCCAGCGATGGCTGCCTGCAGCGTCGAATCTCGCGCAATCTGCGCACCTCCTTCGAGTACGAGCATTCCAAGAACGATCTGATTGGCTTCTTCAGCGACAACTACACACAGCAGACGCAGCAGGCAGCGCCAGGTGGCAGCGAAGGCGCCGGCATGACCGCGCCGCAGTATCGACGCGCCAGCTACTGCGCCAATGAGTCCAGAAGCAATCCGGAGATAGGACGGCGTGGCCACAATCTACGACGTCGCGCCAAGCTGGGCCTGGCCGTATGCATTACCATGAGCGAGTCCTTCGAGGAGGAAATGGAGCTCTTCTGCAGCGAGCACATAGCACTGCTGGAGTCCATGCTGAGTCGCCTGCGTGCGAGCACGGAGCACGCGTATATCAATCATAAGAATTTTCTGCag ATCATGTTCCAAGCCTGGCAGGATGCACAGCAATGGTTCAGCGACTTGTTTACAGCGCCGCGTATCAAGACGCCCGTCTGGCTGAGCATCACCACCAGCGGCAGCAAGTACTCCAAGACGGTAGCGGAGCGTTTCATCAAAGAGCTGTGTGATCTTTTATCATTTGCCGATACCAAGGACTCCAACTT CTTCATTAGCACCATGCTAACGGGCATTTTAACCTATCATCTGGGCTGGGTGGCCACTGTCTCCGCctttaacagcaacagctcgcGCAGCTTGAGCGCTACGCCTTCCTCTGCTGCGCTGGAGCGACGCGCCAAGCTGCTCAAAGTCTCACAGAAGCATCCGTACAATGCGCTGTGGGCGCAGTTGGGAGATCTCTATGGCGCCATTGGTCTGCCACCCAAGCTGGCGCGCACTGTTATCTATGGCACTGAGAAAATGTGGGTGGAGAAGCTGCTCAATGTGCTCACCTATTTCATACGCTGCAGCGAGGTGCGACGTGCCGCGAAGCGTGAGGATTTCAACAAGCAGCTCATCAGCGAGCTGGTAATGAATCAGCATagccaggagcagcagcagcagcagcacaagagTCCGCCCAGCATGCGGCAACGTGGCAAGCCGAGCTTGGGTCTGACGCGCTGCAAGTCGAGCAAACAGAATCTAAGCGCTTTGGTGGCGGATGTGGAtcagcagcaggagctggaCAGCGGCACTGAGGACCtggaccagcagcagcagcagctgcagcaggcgcaACAGCTGCCGCAGCAGGATGCACAGTTCATAGGCACGCTGAAGAAGAATGAAATACCCACTGTGCTGGCATTTCGGGACTCGCATTTTGTGCAGCAGGAGCTGCGCATTGGCAACTATCTCATGGACACGGGCATAGAGAAGAAGACGCTGCTGGCGCGCCAAGCGCAGCAATATTTCCACACGGGCAAGGACGGACGCATACGGTTGACAGTGACGACGCCAGATAATGTGGAGATGTGCATGGAGGAGGACTCCAATGCGGGCTCAGTGGCCACCAGCGGCAGCATTGATGATGGCGCCATCGAAGCGCTGGAGTTTGATGAAAGCAAAACGCCGAAGCATGAGCCTGAGCTGGAGCCACAGCCCACATCGCAGCGCAAGAAACATTTCTTCTGGAACATTGTGCCCACGGCGGGAGTGAAGGAGGGGCTCAGTCTAAGCGACGtggccaagctgcagcagggCGTGAAGCTGATCAATCGCAAGCTGGAGCGACGCGCCAGCAACTATTCCGTGGAGAGCAATGCGCCGAGCATTAAGGATGAGCCCGAGGATAAGCTGGGCGAACTGCAGCGACGCATTTCGCACTTGTCGCTGTCGGATCTCATTACGCAGAACAGCATGGGCAAGAGCGACCGCATGACCTGGGGCATTGAGCCCATCAAGGAGAACGTCAGTCTGGAGGAGCAAATTCACTTCGACAACTGCCAGAAGCTCATTGAGCGCGAGCATGGAATTTGCCGCCAACCCTCGGTGGACAATGGCAACGGCGTTGTCTTTGTGCTCGGCGACAATGAGCAGCTCATAAATCTCAAGAAGAGCAACGAAGATCTCAGCGAGGATGCAGGCAAGCTGCCGGCGCAGCTGTGTGCGCTGCATCAGCGCAGCCATGACATGGCCAACAAGAAGCACTCGGGCATGAAGTTTAACTTTGAGCAATATCCGCAAATCGCCACCAACTACATGAAGAGCAAGAATCTGCTCATGTCCAACTATGATTTGCTTATGGACAAGGCCAGCAAGCTGGAGGCCAGCGAGGCGCTCaagagcagcgacagcagcgtcacgctgcatcagcagcatcagcagcagcagcaacagctggagcccacaaccagcagcagcagcagcaccaacttGCACTCCACGGCGGTCAGCACGGAGCTCTGCGTGCTTTGCAACGGCGGCGCCAGCGCCACCTACCAAACACCCTCGAATGCCACTGAGCTGGAGTTTGAAACGGATGAAGTGCATTGCTACAacgagagcagcaacaattccAGCGCCATGCGCTCTGTCAACTCTGCCGCCTCCATAGACACGCTCAAGTCCATGCCAGAGCCAGCGACGACGCCCAACTATACGCGCCGCCAGCAGAACAAGCGTGTGCCCTCGCAGCGCAGCTCCATCTCTTCGGTGGCCGCCAAGTGTGCAGCAGTCAACGAGCAGCAACAGGTGCTCAAGCTGCCCGTGCCTGGCATCAAGGAACTGCCGCAGGAGGATGAGCCACCCGGCGACAAGCTGCGCGCTGGCTTCATtccatcgctgctgctgagcgtCAGTGATCATTATGTCTCCGATATGGTGCTGCAG GGCACCTGTGCGCCGCCTAATAAATGGGAAATGCATCTACGCGAGGATCTGGCGCTGGCCGCACGCTCCGCCTCGCTCATTTCACAGCCAGCTGAGAATATAGCCATTGTGGCCGACATGGACAAGTGGGATGTGCGTCTAATCTCATCACAGGCGCAGCAGTTTCCCTATGCGGGCGGCCAGAGCGCACCCGTGGGCATGTCCCAGCTGGTGGCCAGCATGCTGGAAACAGTGCAGGCCATGCACGTGGGCGGCATTCCAGCCTATGAG TGCTTGTCCTTTTTGGAGTCCAAGCTACAGGAGATCTATCTGCAGTCGGAGACGCTGGCCGCATTTCTGCTTGAAACCGATCCTTGCCGACTGAGTGACATTACCACACCGCTGCAGCTGACGGACAACGATGTGCCGCTGCTTCTGTCCATTGCCTACATACACACGCCCAAGATTAGTCGCAAGTGCGGCATCAGCTTTAGATGA
- the LOC108600484 gene encoding folliculin-interacting protein 1 isoform X1, with protein MALLNKLFFPSVSAPTAAAAATPTHPPSQSAAPQTQTTHTAACATTTTTTAAPIYSQTTTVAEAASRTHASASNAAGNNNSSSSAKATQTSRNYLSQFPFDESQVRVLLYREDDSHGRRLLFDSHALQKVIFKDNGNNNSCSGGGGGGGGKFLKNDKSTTLQNGKKIQTKAHSSNNNSNNLIEVCAEYGYKHNRPSGADITPIGEMVFGSLAMSYCGTALKVHWLPQPARILCSQVYLTPTSNGAGAAAGSGVSGSGHSPYSTLSMNSLSTPRTSICSEHGSMDGLSMNSFSMPFSVSVGRQMSLTPPLDVPAPDQQSLSINSTDSGPRFSSTYSNATDSGYSASGSGTVGAYFGGDQWSYQYSTRSSLGSVLSDQSDQAKRKLSLDEWSYYASSPHLDEFASDGCLQRRISRNLRTSFEYEHSKNDLIGFFSDNYTQQTQQAAPGGSEGAGMTAPQYRRASYCANESRSNPEIGRRGHNLRRRAKLGLAVCITMSESFEEEMELFCSEHIALLESMLSRLRASTEHAYINHKNFLQIMFQAWQDAQQWFSDLFTAPRIKTPVWLSITTSGSKYSKTVAERFIKELCDLLSFADTKDSNFFISTMLTGILTYHLGWVATVSAFNSNSSRSLSATPSSAALERRAKLLKVSQKHPYNALWAQLGDLYGAIGLPPKLARTVIYGTEKMWVEKLLNVLTYFIRCSEVRRAAKREDFNKQLISELVMNQHSQEQQQQQHKSPPSMRQRGKPSLGLTRCKSSKQNLSALVADVDQQQELDSGTEDLDQQQQQLQQAQQLPQQDAQFIGTLKKNEIPTVLAFRDSHFVQQELRIGNYLMDTGIEKKTLLARQAQQYFHTGKDGRIRLTVTTPDNVEMCMEEDSNAGSVATSGSIDDGAIEALEFDESKTPKHEPELEPQPTSQRKKHFFWNIVPTAGVKEGLSLSDVAKLQQGVKLINRKLERRASNYSVESNAPSIKDEPEDKLGELQRRISHLSLSDLITQNSMGKSDRMTWGIEPIKENVSLEEQIHFDNCQKLIEREHGICRQPSVDNGNGVVFVLGDNEQLINLKKSNEDLSEDAGKLPAQLCALHQRSHDMANKKHSGMKFNFEQYPQIATNYMKSKNLLMSNYDLLMDKASKLEASEALKSSDSSVTLHQQHQQQQQQLEPTTSSSSSTNLHSTAVSTELCVLCNGGASATYQTPSNATELEFETDEVHCYNESSNNSSAMRSVNSAASIDTLKSMPEPATTPNYTRRQQNKRVPSQRSSISSVAAKCAAVNEQQQVLKLPVPGIKELPQEDEPPGDKLRAGFIPSLLLSVSDHYVSDMVLQGTCAPPNKWEMHLREDLALAARSASLISQPAENIAIVADMDKWDVRLISSQAQQFPYAGGQSAPVGMSQLVASMLETVQAMHVGGIPAYECLSFLESKLQEIYLQSETLAAFLLETDPCRLSDITTPLQLTDNDVPLLLSIAYIHTPKISRKCGISFR; from the exons TCAATTTCCCTTCGATGAAAGTCAAGTGCGTGTGCTGCTCTACAGAGAGGACGACAGTCATGGGCGACGCTTGCTCTTCGACTCGCATGCGCTGCAGAAGGTGATCTTCAAGGataatggcaacaacaacagttgcagcggcggcggcggcggcggcggtggcaagTTCCTTAAGAACGACAAGTCCACAACGCTGCAGAACGGAAAGAAGATTCAAACCAAAGCACattccagcaacaacaacagcaacaatctgATTGAAGTCTGCGCTGAATATGGTTACAAG CACAATCGTCCGTCGGGCGCGGATATTACGCCCATTGGCGAGATGGTCTTTGGCTCGCTGGCCATGTCCTATTGCGGCACTGCGCTAAAGGTGCACTGGCTGCCGCAGCCGGCGCGCATACTCTGCTCCCAGGTCTACCTGACGCCCACTAGCAATGGCGCGGGCGCAGCTGCGGGCAGTGGCGTCTCAGGCAGCGGGCATTCGCCTTACTCCACGCTCTCCATGAACAGTCTGAGCACGCCGCGCACTTCGATCTGCAGCGAACATGGCTCCATGGATGGGCTCTCTATGAACTCCTTCTCCATGCCCTTCAGCGTCAGCGTGGGGCGACAAATGAGCCTGACGCCACCGCTGGATGTGCCAGCGCCCGATCAGCAGTCGCTGTCCATCAACTCCACGGACAGCGGGCCGCGCTTCAGCTCCACCTACAGCAATGCCACCGACTCGGGCTACTCggccagcggcagcggcactgTGGGCGCCTATTTCGGCGGCGATCAGTGGTCGTATCAGTACTCGACGCGCAGCAGTCTGGGCAGCGTGCTCTCGGACCAGTCGGATCAGGCCAAGCGCAAGCTCAGCCTGGACGAATGGAGCTACTACGCCAGCTCGCCGCATCTGGATGAGTTCGCCAGCGATGGCTGCCTGCAGCGTCGAATCTCGCGCAATCTGCGCACCTCCTTCGAGTACGAGCATTCCAAGAACGATCTGATTGGCTTCTTCAGCGACAACTACACACAGCAGACGCAGCAGGCAGCGCCAGGTGGCAGCGAAGGCGCCGGCATGACCGCGCCGCAGTATCGACGCGCCAGCTACTGCGCCAATGAGTCCAGAAGCAATCCGGAGATAGGACGGCGTGGCCACAATCTACGACGTCGCGCCAAGCTGGGCCTGGCCGTATGCATTACCATGAGCGAGTCCTTCGAGGAGGAAATGGAGCTCTTCTGCAGCGAGCACATAGCACTGCTGGAGTCCATGCTGAGTCGCCTGCGTGCGAGCACGGAGCACGCGTATATCAATCATAAGAATTTTCTGCag ATCATGTTCCAAGCCTGGCAGGATGCACAGCAATGGTTCAGCGACTTGTTTACAGCGCCGCGTATCAAGACGCCCGTCTGGCTGAGCATCACCACCAGCGGCAGCAAGTACTCCAAGACGGTAGCGGAGCGTTTCATCAAAGAGCTGTGTGATCTTTTATCATTTGCCGATACCAAGGACTCCAACTT CTTCATTAGCACCATGCTAACGGGCATTTTAACCTATCATCTGGGCTGGGTGGCCACTGTCTCCGCctttaacagcaacagctcgcGCAGCTTGAGCGCTACGCCTTCCTCTGCTGCGCTGGAGCGACGCGCCAAGCTGCTCAAAGTCTCACAGAAGCATCCGTACAATGCGCTGTGGGCGCAGTTGGGAGATCTCTATGGCGCCATTGGTCTGCCACCCAAGCTGGCGCGCACTGTTATCTATGGCACTGAGAAAATGTGGGTGGAGAAGCTGCTCAATGTGCTCACCTATTTCATACGCTGCAGCGAGGTGCGACGTGCCGCGAAGCGTGAGGATTTCAACAAGCAGCTCATCAGCGAGCTGGTAATGAATCAGCATagccaggagcagcagcagcagcagcacaagagTCCGCCCAGCATGCGGCAACGTGGCAAGCCGAGCTTGGGTCTGACGCGCTGCAAGTCGAGCAAACAGAATCTAAGCGCTTTGGTGGCGGATGTGGAtcagcagcaggagctggaCAGCGGCACTGAGGACCtggaccagcagcagcagcagctgcagcaggcgcaACAGCTGCCGCAGCAGGATGCACAGTTCATAGGCACGCTGAAGAAGAATGAAATACCCACTGTGCTGGCATTTCGGGACTCGCATTTTGTGCAGCAGGAGCTGCGCATTGGCAACTATCTCATGGACACGGGCATAGAGAAGAAGACGCTGCTGGCGCGCCAAGCGCAGCAATATTTCCACACGGGCAAGGACGGACGCATACGGTTGACAGTGACGACGCCAGATAATGTGGAGATGTGCATGGAGGAGGACTCCAATGCGGGCTCAGTGGCCACCAGCGGCAGCATTGATGATGGCGCCATCGAAGCGCTGGAGTTTGATGAAAGCAAAACGCCGAAGCATGAGCCTGAGCTGGAGCCACAGCCCACATCGCAGCGCAAGAAACATTTCTTCTGGAACATTGTGCCCACGGCGGGAGTGAAGGAGGGGCTCAGTCTAAGCGACGtggccaagctgcagcagggCGTGAAGCTGATCAATCGCAAGCTGGAGCGACGCGCCAGCAACTATTCCGTGGAGAGCAATGCGCCGAGCATTAAGGATGAGCCCGAGGATAAGCTGGGCGAACTGCAGCGACGCATTTCGCACTTGTCGCTGTCGGATCTCATTACGCAGAACAGCATGGGCAAGAGCGACCGCATGACCTGGGGCATTGAGCCCATCAAGGAGAACGTCAGTCTGGAGGAGCAAATTCACTTCGACAACTGCCAGAAGCTCATTGAGCGCGAGCATGGAATTTGCCGCCAACCCTCGGTGGACAATGGCAACGGCGTTGTCTTTGTGCTCGGCGACAATGAGCAGCTCATAAATCTCAAGAAGAGCAACGAAGATCTCAGCGAGGATGCAGGCAAGCTGCCGGCGCAGCTGTGTGCGCTGCATCAGCGCAGCCATGACATGGCCAACAAGAAGCACTCGGGCATGAAGTTTAACTTTGAGCAATATCCGCAAATCGCCACCAACTACATGAAGAGCAAGAATCTGCTCATGTCCAACTATGATTTGCTTATGGACAAGGCCAGCAAGCTGGAGGCCAGCGAGGCGCTCaagagcagcgacagcagcgtcacgctgcatcagcagcatcagcagcagcagcaacagctggagcccacaaccagcagcagcagcagcaccaacttGCACTCCACGGCGGTCAGCACGGAGCTCTGCGTGCTTTGCAACGGCGGCGCCAGCGCCACCTACCAAACACCCTCGAATGCCACTGAGCTGGAGTTTGAAACGGATGAAGTGCATTGCTACAacgagagcagcaacaattccAGCGCCATGCGCTCTGTCAACTCTGCCGCCTCCATAGACACGCTCAAGTCCATGCCAGAGCCAGCGACGACGCCCAACTATACGCGCCGCCAGCAGAACAAGCGTGTGCCCTCGCAGCGCAGCTCCATCTCTTCGGTGGCCGCCAAGTGTGCAGCAGTCAACGAGCAGCAACAGGTGCTCAAGCTGCCCGTGCCTGGCATCAAGGAACTGCCGCAGGAGGATGAGCCACCCGGCGACAAGCTGCGCGCTGGCTTCATtccatcgctgctgctgagcgtCAGTGATCATTATGTCTCCGATATGGTGCTGCAG GGCACCTGTGCGCCGCCTAATAAATGGGAAATGCATCTACGCGAGGATCTGGCGCTGGCCGCACGCTCCGCCTCGCTCATTTCACAGCCAGCTGAGAATATAGCCATTGTGGCCGACATGGACAAGTGGGATGTGCGTCTAATCTCATCACAGGCGCAGCAGTTTCCCTATGCGGGCGGCCAGAGCGCACCCGTGGGCATGTCCCAGCTGGTGGCCAGCATGCTGGAAACAGTGCAGGCCATGCACGTGGGCGGCATTCCAGCCTATGAG TGCTTGTCCTTTTTGGAGTCCAAGCTACAGGAGATCTATCTGCAGTCGGAGACGCTGGCCGCATTTCTGCTTGAAACCGATCCTTGCCGACTGAGTGACATTACCACACCGCTGCAGCTGACGGACAACGATGTGCCGCTGCTTCTGTCCATTGCCTACATACACACGCCCAAGATTAGTCGCAAGTGCGGCATCAGCTTTAGATGA